In a genomic window of Mucilaginibacter sp. KACC 22063:
- the ltrA gene encoding group II intron reverse transcriptase/maturase yields MRNSSNVLNGLSKHGPQVDYRYERLYRLLFNEEMFFIAYQRIYAKEGNMTEGSDGKTIDEMSLDRIKQLIELLRSETYQPQPARRVYIPKKNGKMRPLGIPSFDDKLVQEVVRMMLEAIYEGRFLDCSHGFRPKRSCHTALTKIQQTFTGAKWFIEGDIKGFFDNIDHEVIINILKERISDDRFLRLIRKFLKAGYVEEWTFHSTYSGTPQGGIVSPILANIYLDKLDRYMMEYAQNFYKGRVKKPTSFRKTLDSRKLVVMRKLKVVEDSNERLELIKKVKAIDKQRFTMPACNEMDNSYKRMKYVRYADDFLVGVIGSKEDSNRIKEDIRTFLRTKLELELSDEKTLITHTEKPAKFLGYEITVNKSNLAKRNCDGELVRTYNKKVYLKLPMNTIKSKLLDFGVLEIRKNNGKEVWKAREHSKSLHNDDLEILQTFNYTIRGFHNYYAIANNSSLLHSFAHIMKYSMYKTFAAKYRSSVAKIAGKYERDGVFTIHYAIKKGIGSQSFYNESFSRKKPVTNAQLDTSSTVYHSKNSLIDRLKAEKCELCGSEEALEMHHVRKLKDLKGKSHVEKVMTARRRKTIALCKNCHVKTHAGEID; encoded by the coding sequence ATGAGAAATTCATCGAACGTATTAAACGGTCTATCTAAGCATGGACCGCAAGTGGACTATAGGTATGAAAGGCTCTATAGGTTATTGTTTAACGAAGAAATGTTCTTCATTGCCTATCAACGCATCTATGCGAAAGAGGGCAACATGACAGAGGGTTCCGACGGAAAAACAATAGACGAAATGAGCCTTGACCGTATCAAGCAGTTAATTGAATTGCTAAGGTCAGAAACCTACCAACCCCAACCTGCAAGAAGGGTGTACATTCCGAAGAAAAACGGAAAAATGCGCCCATTAGGTATTCCATCTTTTGACGACAAATTGGTGCAAGAGGTAGTACGAATGATGTTAGAGGCTATTTATGAAGGACGGTTTTTAGATTGTTCTCATGGCTTCAGACCCAAACGTAGCTGCCACACGGCATTAACTAAGATTCAACAGACATTTACCGGAGCGAAATGGTTTATCGAAGGAGATATTAAAGGCTTCTTTGATAATATCGACCATGAGGTTATAATAAATATCCTCAAGGAACGAATTTCAGACGACCGTTTCCTACGCTTAATCAGGAAATTCCTCAAAGCAGGTTATGTTGAAGAATGGACTTTTCACAGTACTTACAGCGGCACTCCGCAAGGTGGTATTGTAAGTCCTATTTTGGCAAACATCTATCTGGATAAATTAGACAGATATATGATGGAATATGCCCAAAACTTTTACAAAGGGCGGGTTAAAAAACCTACCAGTTTTCGAAAAACGCTGGATAGCAGAAAGCTTGTGGTAATGCGAAAACTCAAAGTTGTAGAAGATAGCAATGAACGCCTTGAGTTAATCAAGAAGGTCAAAGCCATTGACAAACAGAGGTTTACTATGCCTGCTTGTAACGAAATGGATAATAGTTACAAGCGAATGAAGTATGTGAGATATGCAGACGACTTTCTCGTAGGTGTAATCGGTAGTAAAGAAGATAGTAATAGAATCAAGGAGGACATCAGAACTTTTCTGAGAACCAAACTGGAACTTGAATTATCTGACGAAAAAACCCTTATTACGCACACAGAAAAGCCCGCAAAGTTTCTCGGATATGAAATAACGGTAAACAAGTCAAATCTCGCAAAGCGAAATTGTGATGGGGAGTTGGTAAGAACATATAATAAAAAGGTCTACCTCAAACTTCCTATGAACACCATCAAAAGTAAGCTACTCGATTTTGGAGTTCTGGAAATCAGAAAGAACAACGGAAAAGAGGTGTGGAAAGCACGAGAGCACAGTAAAAGTCTTCATAACGACGACCTTGAAATCCTTCAAACGTTTAATTACACCATAAGGGGATTCCATAATTACTATGCCATAGCTAATAACAGCTCGCTATTGCATTCGTTCGCGCATATTATGAAATATAGTATGTATAAAACGTTTGCGGCAAAATATCGAAGCAGCGTAGCCAAGATTGCAGGCAAATACGAGCGAGACGGTGTATTCACAATTCACTATGCAATTAAAAAGGGAATTGGCAGTCAGTCATTCTACAACGAGAGCTTTTCAAGAAAAAAGCCTGTAACAAATGCGCAATTAGACACAAGTTCTACAGTTTATCATTCTAAGAACAGTTTGATAGACAGGCTTAAAGCCGAAAAATGTGAACTATGTGGCTCAGAGGAAGCCTTGGAAATGCATCACGTCAGAAAACTTAAAGACCTTAAAGGCAAATCACATGTCGAAAAGGTTATGACAGCAAGACGTAGAAAAACAATTGCCCTTTGTAAAAATTGTCATGTTAAAACACACGCAGGTGAGATAGACTGA
- the traK gene encoding conjugative transposon protein TraK, with amino-acid sequence MLIKNIEAKIRLATVIAIGSLVTSVVISGIVSVFAYRQVANARQSVYILDNNVPILAKQTDMQVNRPAEYRAHVDLFHTLFFSLTPDDKYIEYQLKKAMYLIDESGAREYDDLKEKGFFTSILSSSSVLTLQTDSILLDMPRHYFRYYGKLKIDRRSSTLTRSLVTEGYLKDIPRSDNNPHGVLITGWKTLENKDLSDVQKNSF; translated from the coding sequence ATGCTCATCAAAAATATCGAAGCCAAAATCCGGCTGGCTACGGTGATCGCCATCGGCAGCCTCGTTACTTCGGTCGTCATCAGCGGCATTGTATCCGTATTTGCCTACCGGCAGGTGGCCAACGCCCGCCAAAGCGTTTACATCCTGGACAATAATGTCCCGATCCTCGCCAAGCAAACCGATATGCAGGTTAACCGGCCGGCCGAATACCGCGCACATGTTGACCTGTTTCATACCCTGTTCTTTTCGCTGACACCGGATGATAAATATATCGAATACCAACTGAAAAAGGCCATGTACCTGATCGACGAATCCGGCGCAAGGGAATATGACGACCTCAAGGAAAAAGGTTTCTTTACCTCCATTTTATCCTCCAGTTCGGTGCTCACCCTGCAAACGGATTCCATACTGCTGGACATGCCGCGACATTATTTCCGCTATTACGGCAAATTAAAAATCGACAGGCGCAGCTCGACGCTGACGCGCTCCCTGGTGACCGAGGGTTACCTAAAGGATATACCCCGCAGCGATAATAACCCTCACGGTGTCCTCATCACCGGGTGGAAGACCCTGGAAAATAAAGACCTCTCCGATGTTCAAAAGAATTCATTCTAA
- a CDS encoding conjugative transposon protein TraM, translated as MKINFKQPRYILPLIFLPFLCLFFYVYHGKAKDKGPVKQIAAIQSDVGNVSAHVRKTALSDKLDAFRNTYKESDGLTAVTPVTTDQLATTKLSGNYADRQRAQMDSIDRAMKARFSSGMIVPPASKGASTQDRQVTAALNALAAQRKARAAAGSPTNHVIADKDPMTVFKQQMAYVDSMQKANDPAQKAERQQQQAKAKALANQPTALEVRKAQATGTDFNTIKPEAHSELISAMIDEELTAYAGSRIRLRLLEDIWAGKNLIPKGTLLYGLVNGFTQQRVTFVISSVLSGGQILPVKLSVYDQDGILGLYVPASAFRDFTKDLSGNTMQGVSIESGSAGNQLLMSSMDKVFQSTSSAIAGAIRKNKAKIKYGTYVYLLDPQTIQNTR; from the coding sequence ATGAAGATCAACTTCAAACAACCGCGTTATATCCTGCCGCTGATATTCCTGCCCTTTCTATGCCTTTTCTTCTATGTCTATCACGGAAAAGCCAAAGACAAAGGGCCGGTCAAACAAATTGCAGCGATACAAAGTGATGTGGGCAACGTTTCTGCCCATGTCAGGAAAACTGCCCTTTCTGATAAGCTGGATGCTTTCCGGAATACTTATAAAGAAAGCGATGGCCTTACCGCTGTAACGCCCGTGACTACCGATCAATTAGCAACCACGAAATTATCAGGGAACTATGCTGACCGCCAGCGGGCGCAAATGGATTCCATAGACCGCGCCATGAAAGCGCGTTTCAGTTCCGGGATGATTGTGCCTCCTGCCAGCAAGGGCGCTTCTACTCAGGACAGGCAGGTGACCGCTGCCCTGAATGCCCTTGCCGCACAGCGGAAAGCCCGGGCAGCCGCCGGGAGTCCGACTAACCATGTTATCGCAGATAAAGACCCCATGACTGTTTTTAAACAGCAAATGGCCTATGTCGACAGCATGCAAAAGGCCAATGACCCCGCGCAAAAAGCCGAACGGCAGCAACAACAGGCTAAAGCCAAAGCACTGGCCAACCAGCCGACGGCTTTGGAAGTTCGCAAAGCACAGGCGACCGGCACTGATTTTAATACCATTAAACCGGAGGCGCACAGTGAGCTGATCTCGGCCATGATCGACGAGGAACTGACTGCTTATGCCGGTTCCCGTATCAGGCTGCGCCTGCTGGAAGATATCTGGGCAGGCAAAAACCTGATCCCCAAAGGAACCCTGCTCTATGGGCTTGTCAATGGCTTTACACAGCAACGAGTCACATTCGTGATCAGTTCCGTACTATCCGGCGGCCAGATCCTTCCGGTCAAACTTTCGGTCTACGACCAGGACGGAATTTTAGGGCTGTATGTTCCCGCATCTGCATTTCGTGATTTCACCAAGGATCTGAGCGGTAACACGATGCAGGGTGTGAGCATAGAATCCGGAAGCGCCGGGAACCAACTGCTGATGAGTTCCATGGACAAGGTATTCCAGTCTACTTCATCAGCCATTGCGGGCGCCATCCGCAAAAACAAAGCAAAGATCAAATACGGTACCTATGTGTACCTGCTCGACCCGCAAACCATTCAAAATACCCGTTAA
- a CDS encoding DUF4138 domain-containing protein: MKKYLLLLAAIIATVGQGFAQLNKRDLPVVYLPTNISVHFVSPEPIRFVDISVKDISGDLPVPNVLRIHVRDSVSRFNDAVITITGEKFIAQYRVVPCRDDQDGTVQTEIAIEPADCRPLDNPEIGLSQPELKANALRLLAMRPGHPIEKAKAFGLEGALFHIYTLGDYIFLDLGYRNQTKLPYTIDQLHFSMEDKKVTKASTVQSVAITPLYVLQDIPAFNKYYRNIFVFKKLTFPGNKVFTISLSEKQLSGRTLTLKAGYRDLLRADVLPK, from the coding sequence ATGAAAAAATATTTGTTATTGCTTGCCGCAATCATAGCGACAGTAGGGCAAGGTTTTGCCCAACTCAATAAACGCGACCTGCCGGTCGTGTATCTTCCGACAAACATATCCGTTCATTTCGTATCCCCCGAACCGATCCGTTTCGTGGATATTTCGGTTAAAGACATTTCAGGCGACCTGCCGGTACCCAACGTTTTGCGTATCCACGTCCGTGATTCTGTTTCCCGCTTTAACGACGCGGTGATTACCATAACCGGTGAAAAGTTTATCGCCCAGTACCGGGTAGTTCCCTGCCGGGATGATCAGGACGGCACCGTACAAACAGAGATCGCTATTGAACCCGCTGATTGCCGCCCGCTGGATAATCCTGAGATCGGTCTTTCACAGCCGGAACTCAAAGCGAACGCCCTGCGGCTTCTGGCGATGCGGCCTGGCCATCCCATTGAAAAAGCGAAGGCCTTCGGGCTGGAGGGCGCACTATTTCACATTTACACGCTTGGCGATTATATCTTTCTGGACTTAGGATATCGTAATCAAACGAAGTTGCCCTATACTATTGACCAGCTGCATTTCAGTATGGAGGATAAAAAAGTCACCAAGGCCAGTACCGTTCAGTCCGTAGCCATTACGCCATTGTATGTCCTGCAGGATATTCCGGCCTTCAATAAATATTACCGGAACATTTTCGTGTTTAAAAAACTGACATTCCCCGGCAATAAGGTGTTTACTATCAGCCTGAGCGAAAAGCAGCTGTCAGGGCGTACGCTAACCCTGAAAGCCGGTTACAGGGACCTGCTCCGTGCCGATGTCCTTCCAAAATAA
- a CDS encoding DNA methylase, with protein sequence MAYNPREKLAANIAALRIALDWDGKRKLMAEEVSTLKTYSGFGGLKAVLYPAGEQDEWIKMNASQADLRLYPQVMELHALLKEKLSSYAYKRALDDLQDSSLTAYYTPDLLPRAIYTALGDQGLSPKHLYEPSAGAGIFVTEAARLLPELQNVTAVEKDLLTGKVLAAICSEMLLPIDVQVKGFEETDASEKGRFDLIASNIPFGNISVFDPAFKNNSITDRIHNYFFAKSLDKIGHGGLLAFLTTDAFLNTPGNDMARKHLFTSADFISLLVLPDNLMKDNANVEVPTHLLLVQKNDHKNSFSEAEEQLLETVEQTGENGNYPLNAYVHRHHELIMADEVIEGTNQYGKPARVIWHNGNMEDLFPAMVEQLANDLDARFDRARFETLQQQLAFEKGELDRRNESVKTDTTKQLTFLEIPLPKETKVVAQLGLFDATPQPAGKAQAYLSDMDNESVDTSSARIISTIRTTERPEHDSVVMLTARAKSTGRYLYKLFANVAELKVSAKWLTGNVLTDELKALSAKLKGFGYDYVYEGDKSLEPAFGLVPERPKGFRNLKPFYVKDTLVMHGDKAGLIGTPGETEAEFFPFEEQDQRAFYRAYIKVRDAYIELFNTESTTLMEQPALRATLNQNYQAFTETYGELNRTFNRSRMLNDPAFGFTVLYSLEKKEEGRFVKSDILNGPVFPRQEALKTDDPAEALARCLNDKGFVDLNYISGVTGLSEQDVIAGLEKQIIYNPGKQDWETTDRYLSGNVVQKLAEAEIAIKENPDHLQIARSLAAIQRAQPETIPYELLELDFNLGERWIPADYYQRFATRLFEINTEVEYFASADTFKVGYSGGNAITDGEFAVSPKSGQKMKGHTLLEHALENTNPFFTYKVERDGDEVRIPDNEATQAAHQKIELIRERFVGWLKELPAEEKLFLEKRYNTIFNCYALRQYDGSHLTFPGLDLKGAGVPALYDSQRNAAWRIIQNRGALIDHEVGLGKTLTMIVAAVEMKRLGIVSKPSILALKANVIQIADTFRRAYPNARILAPTEDDFTPGKRQQLFLQIKNNNWDCVIMTHEQFGKIPQDPEIQREILQEELDNVVRDLQTLENLGAQITRKMLKGLRVRQANLRASLAQIVFDIENKKDSGITFQEMGIDHLFVDESHKFKNLTFTTRHNRVAGLGNPQGSQRALNMLFAVRSLQKKFDADLCVTFLSGTPISNSLTEMYLIFKYLRPRELQRQQIENFDGWAAVYARKTVDFEFSVTNEIIQKERFRHFVKVPELALFYNEITDYKTAEQINLDKPELDEQLVNIKPTPEQEDFIRRLMDFAATGDATLIGREPLTEEEDKARMLIATNYAKKMATDMRLIDADLYSDHPDNKVNTCARKVAEYYELSKEHRGTQLVFCDIGTPKSDEFNIYDALKNKLVQDFGIPAGQISFIHDWPDKRRPEMFRLMNAGYIRVMLGSTEKLGTGTNVQERGVALHDLDIPWRPSDLNQRGGRFSRKGNWLAKEYFDNKVPRFVYATEKSLDNYKFNLLQTKQRFIDQIKNSQISVRSIDEGALDEQSGMGFAEYIAILSGDTSLLDKTRVDKKIAALEGSRSSHYKEVSRARVRLEVVEEERSKTLVTLEKLALDESDYKKLLTHDEEGTKHNPIRMTGLESSDPEIIGKHIIELYRNWKPAKGESEDKQVGSLYGFDLYIRQQREGYETNGLMEYKYSNSLYAEGPRSGIKYLYNGGLPNVDNPKLAARYYISAIDRVVALKEKYEKEVTTLDKEVPVLKGIMSREFDKEQEMADLKAEAATLQEKIAGTIRENQMKVVEGSESDEIDEIQGEDNILSLDSEQENEPRRAIGR encoded by the coding sequence ATGGCCTATAATCCACGCGAAAAACTGGCGGCCAATATTGCCGCGCTTCGCATAGCACTGGACTGGGACGGTAAGCGTAAACTGATGGCTGAGGAAGTTTCGACCTTGAAGACCTATTCAGGTTTTGGCGGTTTAAAAGCCGTACTCTATCCGGCAGGAGAACAGGACGAATGGATTAAAATGAATGCCTCGCAAGCCGATCTCCGTTTGTACCCCCAGGTTATGGAGCTGCACGCCCTGCTAAAGGAAAAGTTAAGCAGTTATGCTTATAAACGTGCATTGGATGATTTGCAGGACAGCTCGCTCACAGCCTATTATACTCCTGACCTGCTGCCCCGTGCCATCTATACGGCGTTGGGCGATCAGGGATTGTCACCGAAGCATCTGTATGAACCAAGCGCAGGGGCAGGAATATTTGTTACAGAAGCAGCCCGTCTTTTACCGGAACTGCAGAACGTGACGGCTGTAGAAAAGGATCTGCTGACCGGCAAGGTGCTTGCGGCGATATGCTCTGAAATGCTGCTACCGATAGACGTACAGGTAAAAGGCTTTGAGGAAACGGACGCCTCGGAAAAGGGCCGCTTTGACCTGATCGCATCCAATATACCTTTTGGAAATATTTCAGTTTTCGACCCTGCATTTAAAAACAACAGCATTACAGACCGTATTCACAATTATTTCTTTGCAAAAAGCCTGGACAAAATAGGACACGGTGGTTTATTGGCGTTTTTAACGACCGATGCTTTCCTGAACACCCCTGGTAATGACATGGCCCGCAAGCACCTGTTCACCTCGGCAGATTTTATCAGCCTGCTGGTGTTGCCGGATAACCTGATGAAGGATAACGCCAATGTGGAAGTACCGACCCATCTCTTGCTGGTCCAGAAGAACGACCATAAAAATAGTTTTTCGGAAGCCGAAGAACAACTGTTAGAAACGGTCGAGCAAACCGGGGAGAACGGCAACTATCCGCTCAACGCCTACGTTCATCGTCACCATGAACTGATCATGGCAGATGAAGTCATCGAAGGCACCAACCAATACGGCAAACCGGCCCGGGTGATCTGGCATAACGGGAATATGGAGGACCTGTTCCCGGCAATGGTGGAGCAATTGGCGAATGACCTGGACGCCCGCTTTGACCGGGCCCGTTTTGAAACACTGCAGCAACAACTGGCCTTTGAAAAAGGTGAGCTGGACAGGCGCAACGAATCGGTAAAGACAGATACTACAAAGCAGCTCACCTTCCTAGAAATTCCGTTACCCAAGGAAACTAAAGTGGTTGCCCAGTTAGGGCTCTTCGATGCAACCCCGCAGCCCGCCGGGAAGGCGCAGGCTTATTTATCCGATATGGACAACGAGAGCGTGGATACTTCATCCGCCCGCATCATCAGCACGATCCGTACAACGGAACGCCCTGAACATGATAGCGTGGTAATGCTGACCGCACGGGCCAAATCTACCGGGCGGTACCTGTATAAACTATTTGCCAATGTTGCAGAATTAAAGGTATCCGCCAAATGGCTGACCGGAAATGTCCTGACGGATGAGCTCAAAGCGCTTTCTGCAAAACTCAAGGGTTTCGGGTATGACTACGTTTACGAAGGGGACAAAAGCCTGGAACCCGCCTTTGGCCTGGTACCTGAACGGCCAAAAGGCTTCCGGAACCTGAAACCATTCTATGTCAAGGATACCCTGGTTATGCATGGCGACAAGGCCGGCCTGATCGGAACACCCGGAGAAACGGAAGCTGAATTTTTCCCGTTTGAAGAACAGGACCAGCGGGCTTTTTATCGGGCCTATATTAAGGTTCGCGACGCATATATAGAGTTGTTCAACACGGAATCAACAACCCTGATGGAGCAGCCTGCGCTACGGGCGACCCTGAATCAAAACTACCAGGCCTTTACGGAAACTTACGGGGAGCTGAACAGGACATTCAACCGATCACGGATGCTGAATGATCCTGCCTTCGGCTTCACCGTTCTTTACTCTCTTGAAAAAAAGGAAGAAGGGCGCTTTGTCAAATCAGACATTTTGAACGGGCCGGTATTCCCACGACAGGAGGCCTTAAAGACCGACGATCCTGCCGAAGCGTTGGCGCGCTGCCTGAACGATAAGGGTTTTGTAGACCTCAATTATATTTCAGGGGTAACCGGGCTTTCGGAACAGGACGTGATTGCCGGTTTGGAAAAGCAGATCATTTATAACCCGGGGAAACAGGATTGGGAAACCACCGACCGTTACCTGTCTGGCAACGTTGTTCAGAAATTAGCCGAGGCGGAGATCGCTATTAAAGAGAATCCCGACCATTTGCAGATCGCCCGCAGCCTGGCGGCCATTCAGCGAGCGCAGCCTGAAACGATACCATACGAATTACTGGAGTTGGACTTCAACCTGGGTGAACGCTGGATACCGGCCGATTACTACCAGCGTTTTGCCACCAGGCTTTTTGAGATCAATACAGAGGTAGAGTATTTCGCTTCCGCCGATACATTCAAGGTGGGCTATTCAGGAGGGAACGCCATCACCGATGGGGAATTTGCCGTGAGCCCCAAATCGGGCCAGAAAATGAAAGGACACACGCTCCTGGAGCATGCGCTGGAAAACACGAACCCCTTTTTTACCTATAAAGTTGAACGTGACGGTGACGAAGTCCGGATACCGGACAATGAGGCTACCCAGGCAGCACATCAAAAGATCGAGCTTATCCGTGAACGATTTGTTGGCTGGCTGAAGGAACTGCCGGCCGAAGAAAAATTGTTCCTGGAAAAGCGCTACAACACCATCTTTAATTGTTATGCGCTACGGCAATACGATGGCAGCCACCTGACCTTTCCGGGGCTTGACCTTAAAGGTGCCGGGGTTCCCGCCTTGTACGATTCCCAGCGGAATGCCGCCTGGCGCATCATTCAAAACCGGGGTGCGCTGATTGATCATGAGGTGGGTTTAGGTAAAACGCTGACCATGATCGTAGCGGCAGTCGAGATGAAAAGGTTGGGGATTGTTTCTAAGCCCTCTATTCTGGCGCTGAAAGCCAATGTCATCCAGATTGCTGATACATTTCGCCGTGCTTATCCTAATGCGCGCATACTGGCACCCACGGAAGATGATTTTACGCCGGGCAAACGCCAGCAGCTCTTCCTCCAGATCAAGAATAACAATTGGGACTGTGTCATCATGACCCACGAACAGTTTGGCAAGATCCCGCAGGATCCCGAAATCCAGCGCGAGATCTTGCAGGAAGAACTGGACAATGTCGTGCGTGACCTGCAAACCCTGGAAAACCTGGGTGCCCAGATCACCCGCAAAATGCTGAAGGGACTGCGGGTGCGACAGGCGAATTTACGGGCATCACTCGCACAAATTGTTTTCGACATCGAAAACAAGAAGGACAGTGGGATCACCTTCCAGGAAATGGGCATAGACCACCTCTTCGTGGATGAAAGCCACAAATTCAAGAACCTAACCTTTACCACCCGGCATAACCGGGTGGCAGGCCTGGGTAACCCGCAGGGTAGCCAACGGGCGCTGAATATGCTTTTCGCCGTACGCTCTTTACAGAAAAAGTTCGACGCCGATCTTTGTGTAACCTTTTTATCTGGAACACCCATTTCCAATAGCCTGACGGAGATGTACCTGATCTTCAAGTATCTGCGGCCACGTGAACTGCAAAGACAGCAAATCGAAAACTTCGACGGCTGGGCGGCGGTATATGCCCGCAAAACGGTAGACTTTGAATTTTCGGTGACCAATGAAATTATCCAGAAGGAACGGTTCCGTCATTTCGTAAAAGTGCCGGAACTGGCGCTGTTCTATAACGAGATCACCGATTATAAGACTGCGGAACAGATCAACCTGGATAAACCGGAACTCGATGAGCAGCTGGTGAACATCAAGCCGACACCGGAGCAGGAGGATTTTATACGCCGCCTGATGGATTTTGCTGCCACAGGTGATGCCACGCTGATCGGGCGCGAACCGCTGACCGAGGAAGAAGACAAGGCCAGGATGCTGATCGCCACCAACTACGCCAAGAAAATGGCGACGGATATGCGCCTGATCGATGCGGATCTGTACAGTGATCACCCGGATAACAAAGTAAACACCTGCGCGCGGAAAGTGGCCGAATATTATGAACTCAGCAAGGAACACCGGGGTACCCAACTGGTGTTCTGCGATATCGGCACGCCGAAGAGCGACGAGTTTAATATTTATGATGCGCTGAAAAATAAACTGGTACAGGATTTTGGTATTCCGGCCGGTCAGATCTCCTTTATCCATGACTGGCCGGATAAGCGAAGGCCAGAAATGTTCCGCCTGATGAACGCCGGTTATATCCGCGTGATGCTTGGCAGTACCGAAAAGCTGGGAACCGGCACCAACGTGCAGGAACGCGGCGTGGCGCTCCACGACCTGGACATCCCCTGGCGGCCATCAGACCTAAACCAGCGCGGCGGCAGGTTTAGCCGCAAGGGCAACTGGCTGGCCAAAGAATATTTTGATAACAAGGTGCCCAGGTTTGTTTACGCCACGGAAAAATCACTGGACAACTACAAGTTTAACCTTTTGCAAACCAAACAACGGTTTATCGATCAAATCAAAAACAGCCAGATCAGTGTCCGTTCCATCGATGAAGGCGCCCTGGATGAACAGAGCGGGATGGGTTTTGCGGAATACATCGCCATCCTTTCCGGCGATACCTCATTGCTCGACAAAACGCGGGTCGATAAGAAGATAGCCGCATTGGAAGGTTCGCGTTCATCACACTACAAGGAGGTTTCCCGGGCGCGGGTACGTCTTGAGGTTGTTGAAGAGGAACGCAGTAAAACACTGGTGACCCTCGAAAAACTGGCACTGGATGAAAGCGATTATAAAAAATTGCTCACCCATGATGAGGAAGGGACAAAACATAACCCCATCCGCATGACCGGTTTGGAATCTTCCGATCCGGAAATTATCGGTAAGCATATCATTGAACTTTACCGGAACTGGAAACCCGCCAAAGGGGAATCCGAGGATAAACAGGTCGGTTCATTGTATGGATTTGATTTGTACATCCGTCAACAGCGTGAGGGTTATGAAACAAATGGCCTGATGGAGTACAAATATTCCAATTCGCTTTATGCCGAGGGCCCACGATCGGGCATTAAATACCTATACAACGGCGGCCTGCCTAACGTGGATAACCCGAAACTCGCGGCACGGTACTATATCAGCGCCATAGACCGGGTGGTAGCGCTAAAAGAAAAATATGAAAAAGAGGTAACCACGCTGGACAAAGAAGTGCCCGTATTGAAGGGGATCATGAGCAGGGAGTTTGATAAAGAACAGGAAATGGCGGACCTGAAAGCGGAAGCTGCAACGCTACAGGAGAAAATCGCAGGAACCATCCGGGAAAACCAAATGAAGGTCGTGGAAGGATCTGAAAGCGACGAGATCGACGAAATTCAGGGCGAGGATAATATCCTATCATTGGATTCAGAACAGGAGAACGAGCCCCGGAGGGCCATCGGGAGATAA